The segment TAAAAATAATCCAATCCGCATTCACCAACCGCTACCGTGTGCGGTTTTGAAAGAAGAAGTTTCAGTTCGGCGAAATCAACTTCCGCACCGGCGAGATAGCGGTCAAAACCGCCGGCGGCGAAGATTTGTTTTGGAAATTTTTCCGCCATCTGCTGTGCGCCGGCATTGGCTGCCGGCGATCCGCCGACAGCAAGCATTTTAGAAACGCCGGCGCGAGCCGCATTTGCCATAATTGCTTCCAGTGAACCATCCTGTATGAATTCATCAAAATGAACATGTGTGTCGAAAAACATAAAAGAAACGATAAAGAAATTCTGATTGCAGTCAATGTTCCACCGCGCCGGAAAATTATTCGTGAAAAAGTATATTCATTCATGTTTAACTTAGATTTATGAAAATTTTGTGTTGCGGATTTTTCCCGGCGCTGCAGCGCACGATCGAATACAGCTCGTTTCGCACCGGCGAGGTGAACCGCGCGAAAAAAGTGTCGGTTACGGCGAGCGGAAAGGTGGCGAATGTAGCGCGTGTCGTAAAACAGCTGGGCGGCGATCCGCTGCTGCTCAGCTTTATCGGCGGCGCCACCGGCGAAACAGTTAAACAGTTACTTGCTAAAGAACAGGTTGACTGCCGGTGGATTGCAACCGCGGCCGCAACACGAATCTGTCAAACGCTGCTTTCTGATGATTCCGATGAAATGACGGAACTGGTGGAAAATTCTGATTCTCTGAGCGCAGCGGAATGGAAGGCGCTGATCAAAGCATTTCAGTCCGTTGAAAATGAATTTGAGCAGATTATTATTTCCGGCACATTGCCGCCGCACGCACCGGAAACTGTTTACGCCGAACTGCTGGCGCATACCGCCGGAAGAAAAGTGCTCATCGACAGTCATGGCGCGCCGCTGCTCGCCACGCTTGAGCGCCGCCCGGCGATTGTAAAAATCAACGCCGAAGAATTATGTAAAACCATTCAACCGCCGGATGGTAAAATTAAAACCGCCGCCAAAGAACTGCTGGCGCGCGGCGCCGGCGCAGTGGGAATTACGCAAGGCGGCGATTGTGCACTGCTGTTTACGCCGGATGCGGAATACATATTTGAAATTCCGGCGATAGATGCGGTGAATCCAATCGGCAGCGGCGATTCCGTCAGCGCCGGGATGGCTTTTGCTCTCGCTAAAGGTTCATCGCTCGTCGAAGCGTTCATTTTCGGGCTCGCCTGCGGAACATCCAATGCAATGAATCTTGAGCCGGGTAAAATTAATCCCGAACAAATCGCATCACTTATCCCGGGAATTAAAACCACTGATTTTCATTAATGGGCACTGATTTTTATTTTCTATTTGTGAAGAATTAGTGTCGATTAGCAGTTGTGATGTTTACGGATTATAAAACATGGTCGAAGAAACGGTACGGGATGCCGCTGTTTCGAGTGCCGGTGGAAATTGCATCATCGTGTCCGCATGGACGTTGCGCGTTCTGTCCAGCGTCCGGCGCCAAAGCTCAGCAGATTCAAAAACAAGCCGCTCCGCTTGAACAGATCGAGGCGGCAATTAAATTTTCGAAACGCCGCTACCGCGCACAAAAAATGATGTTGTATGTTCAGGCGTTCACCGCAGATTTAACCGATCCGGCGCAGCAGCAGCAGATTTTAAAATGTCTAGTGAATTATAAATTTGAAGCGGTTAGCATCGGTACGCGTCCTGATTGTCTATCCAACGATGCATTAGAATTTTTGGAACGATTAAAATCATTCGGTGAAGTTTGGATTGAACTTGGAATTCAGACAACAAACGATGACACGTTGACACGGATGAACCGCGGGCATGACTGGCAGTGCAGTAAGGATGCGATTCTAAAATTAGCTGCATGCGGAGTTCAGGTTGCAGCACATGTGATCATCGGCCTGCCGGGTGAAAATTCCGATGACTGGAATCGCACCGCCGGAGAATTGGCGCAACTGCCGATCGCCGGAATTAAAATTCATAATCTGCATATCACCAAAGGCACCAGACTGGCTGAAGAATTTTCCAGCGCACCTTTTCCGCTGTTAAATCATTGGGAATATGCCGAAGCACTGCTGGAGTTTTTGCGCCGGATTCCGGCACATGTGCCGGTCATGCGGATTTTTACCGATACGCCGCAGGAAGAATTAATTGCACCGCAGTGGCATGTCGAAAAAGGGCAGTTCCTTGATTACGTTAGCCGGCAGATGATTATGCGGGACATCCGGCAGGGAGATTTGGATTGGAATAATGGAACAAAGGAATGTTGGAATGATGAAAATTTCGATAATCCATTATTCCACCATTCCAATATCCCAGTTCTCACAGACGATGGATCAATCACATTTTTCAGTACAGACTGGAAAGAGCATTACCACACAAAAACCGGCGCACGACTGGAAGCAGAGAAAAAGTTTGTTGAACCGTCAAAATTGAAAGAGCGGTTGAATTCCGGCGATGTGCATTTGCTGGATGTTTGTTTCGGGCTGGGAAACAATTCATTGGCGGCGGTTTCAGCGGGCAGAGGCGGCTCGATGAGCCGTCCGTGCGGCGCGCTCAGCGGGCACGCCCTGCCAAAGCTGAAAATCACCGCGCTGGAAATGGATAAACGGATTGTGCGTGCGGCGGCGAAAAATTTTATTCCGGAAAAATCCGATCCGGCGGACTGGCGGAAAATTCTTTCTGAGCTTTTGCAATTCAACAAATCGGAAATCGGAAATCATAAATTAGAAATTCTTTTCGGCGACGCACGGTGGCTGATTCAAAATCTGCCGGATCATTCGTTCGAAGTGATTTTTCACGATCCGTTTTCAAGTCAGCATTGCCCGGAGCTGTGGACAGTGGAATTTTTCCGGCAGCTTTTTCGCGTGCTGAAACCGGACGGCGTTCTGCTGACCTATTCATCCTCACTGCCGGTGCGCGGTGCGATGCACGAGGCCGGATTTTTTACCGCTGAAACTCTGCCCGGCAATCTGATGAGTAACGGAACGATTGCCGCAAAAACGATTGAGCCGCTTGCCGGTTTTCGAATTATTGAAAAAGAATATTCACGCCGGAGCACACCGTATTACGACCCGCATTTATGCGATACATCCAAAACCATTCTGCGCCGCCGGCAGGAAATGATTGAGAACCGGTAACAGCAAATTTATTTAACCGCGGATTGCGCGGTTAAAAATTACAAAAAAATAATCTGAGCCGCATCTGCTGGTAATTTTATCGGCGTAAATTCGCGGCATGAAAAATTCGTTCCGGTTTTTGAAGAGCGGCCTGCTTGTTATTGCCGTCATTCTGGTGTGCCGGTTGCTGTCACTGCCGCTGTATCCGCTGGTTGAGCCGTCGGAAGCGCGCTACGCCGCAATCTCAACACACATGGCGTTTTCCGGCGATTACACGGTACCGTGGATTTGGGTGGACGGCTGTCTGGTTCCGTTTCTCGGCAAACCGCCGTTATTTTTCTGGGCACAGGCAATTTCAATTTTTCTGTTTGGAATTAATGAATTTGCAGCGCGCCTGCCGTGCCTATTGTTCGGTGCACTATCCATCGGTGCAATGATTATTCTGCTCCGCCGTTTTGCCGGAAATTTTATTCCGGTGTTCGCCGGCGTGATTACCGCTTCGTCTGTTTTATTTCTGGTGATGGCGGGAACGGTGGCGGTGGATATGGCGCTGGTGTTCGGCGTAACGCTGGCTTCTTGTGCGTATTACTGCTGGCTGAAAAGTGAATCACGGCGCGTGATGTACGGCTTCAGTCTGTTAGTGTTCGCCGGACTCGCAATCACAGTGCTCGCCAAAGGACTCATCGGAATTGCACTGTTCGGCCTGCCGGTTTTTTTGTGGCATTTGATTTTCGGCGAATGGAAGCGAGTGTTTTTCCGGCACGCATGGCTCGGCGGCACACTTCTTTTTGCACTGCTTACGCTGCCGTGGTTTGTGTCGGTTCACCGCGCGCTGTACGCGATGGATCCGTCGTTTGATTTCCTGCATTATTTTTTTGTTGAAGAACATTTCCACCGGTTTGTATCGGAAGATTACACTGACTTATACGGCAACGGCCGGGTAAAACCGCGCGGCGCATCGATTCTGTTTATGTTTATCGCCACACTGCCGTGGTCGTTCATTCCGCTGTTCTGGCTGTTTAATCGGAGGCCGAAAAGATTGTGTGGCAGACATTCCTGTCTGCCATGCGCAGACAGGAATGTCTGCACCACATCCGTCACCAAAAATCTACTATGGGCGAACCGCGATGAAGTGTTTTTCCTGCTGCTTTGGCTTGTGCCGGTTTTGTTTTTCGCATTCGCGCGACAGATTTTAATCACCTATCTGCTGCCGGTGATTCCGGCGTTCGGAATCTGGATGGCACTGATGATTCATGCGCGGCAGAACGGTGAAGCACGTTCGCTGACGATTTATAAAACCGCCGCCGGATTAAGCGCCGGTGTTTTTCTGGCCATTGTTCTGCTGAGTCCGTTTCTGCCGGTGATTTTTTATAAAATGAATACTAAAAAAATTATTGCGGAAACATTGCGCGATACCCCCGATGCGGAAATTGTGGTGGCGATGAAGGGCCGGTTTTACTCGCCGTATTTTTATGCTTACCGGAATTTGTACAGCGGCCCGCATCCGGCGACCTGCCTGGTTAAATCAAATCAGAACACATTTTTTTCATTGCCGTGCGCGCAGAAAATGCCGACGCGAATTTCGACCGACCGGATTCAGGATTTAAAAACGTATACGGAATCGGTTACGAACACGACCGTCCGCGTAATTATCCGCACCGAAAACTTTGATCACTGTCTGCCGGAAACCGGCGCTCGCCGGTTTTCCGATAGTTGCTATTTTCGATTTATCCCTTCCGGCGACCGCTGCCGGCTCGAATATTGCGGCCCCAACAACGCGGAGTACGAGCGCCTCTACACGGAAGGGATTTTTTCTGTCATCCGTCCCATTCCTCAATCCGAACGTAAAGCAAAGGCAAATCCATAATGAATGTCAGCATTATTCTTCCGATGTATAATCCGCACCGCGGCTGGTGTGATGAATTAATTCAAAACACCGGCGCGGTGGAAAACGCTATCGGACATTTTGCCGCCGTAACTTACATTCTCGTTAACGACGGGTCACTGCCGGAAACCGTTGCGCCGGCGGATATTCAGAAACTGAAAAAATCTGTACCGAACCTGCATTATATTGAACGGACAAAAAATCAGGGCAAAGGTTATTCTGTGCGCGAAGGCATGTCGGCGGCAGACGACAGCACGTATTACATTTACACCGATTTTGATTTCCCATTCGGCGCGCAAAGTATTTTTGACACAATAAAGACACTGGAATCCGGCGTCGATGTTGTCGCCGGACGACGGAACGATTCATATCTGGAAGCATTGCAATGTTGTAAGCGTTACTGCCTTACACACACCGTTCGCATGATTAACCGTTCACTGCTGAATCTGAATGGACACGATGCGCAAGCCGGACTTAAAGGATTTAACTCACGCGGCCACGCGGTTTTTCTGAAAACAACAATTAACTCATTTCTGTTCGACACCGAATTTCTGGCGATGGTGAAATGCTGCCGGCTGAATCTGGCGGATGTTGAAGTTACACTGGCGGACGGCATCGCGATGTCGAAAAAACGGATGCGCGTTCTTGTTCGTGAGGGGCTGCATCTGACGTTTTTGTTCTGGCGTTCATTCTTTAAATTTAATTATGCGCTGAAAGGCATTCATGAAGAAATCCGCGACTCGATGTTTAGTCCCACAGTGTGGTGGAACGGATCAAACTTAAACCGATCCGGAGCAGAAGTCCAGATGTTGCAGATATATTCGTATGGCGTGAGGCCATGTAATGTTTTGAGCCGTTTGGCGAAATGATAGGCCATCAAAAAGATCTGTATGTGTTCTTTCAGCTGATCATGGGTTCCATAGTGATAACGCTTCACCGTTGCTTCTTTCAACGTCCGGTTCATCCGCTCTCAACCTGTCCGTTTGTCTAGGGATGGTTGGGTTTGGTCAGTCGGTGATCTACATTGTTTCGGGCGCAAGCCGGCTCAAAGGCATGTGCGCGAAAAAGACTCCCGCAATCCATTGCCTGCCTGATATCCGCTGTCGCGGATCGCCGGTTCCCCGGCGAGGTAAACCGGGTTCCGTTATCCGTTAATACGGTGTGGGCAGTATAAGGAACGGCCCGGATGAGCTCTTGAAGAAAGTTGGCGGCAATTCGCCGCGTTGCCTTTTCGTGAAGCTGAACAACAGTAAATTTTGACGTACGGTCAATGGCAACGAACATATACAACCTGCCTTCTTCCGTGCGGACCTCAGCGATGTCGATATGGAAAACCCCGATCGGACAGGTTTTGAATTTCCGTTTGCTCCGGGGATCTTTGGTATCCGGCAGCCGGCTAATTCCATGACGTTGGCAGCAACGATGCAGAGAGGAGCGTGTTAAATAAGGTATGGCGGTCTGCAAACTGTAAAGACAATCATCGAGAGGAAGCAGCGTATGCTGCCGAAAAGCGACACAGGCGGCTTCTTCCTCCTTGCTCAGCACCGTTGACTGGGGTTGTTTGGGTCCCATCGGGGCATCCTGTACTGTTGTGCGCTGTCGCCGTTTCGCTACGGTTTTCGGGTTAATACCGTGCCGGCGCGCCAGAACATTCAGGCTCTCTTGACGATGTTGTATCGTTCGACGCACCGCCTCAGTCGTTGTACTATCTGTCCCGTAATTTAGCCCTCCGGAGCTGGTTATACATCACTCCAGTACACTGTGGAACTAAACAGCTAATTTAATCCGTGTGGCACGCATTGACTGCGCCGGAATGCTGCCGGAATTGAAGCGCGCAAAGTTTACGGTGCTGTGCGATGTGGATAATCCGTTCTGCGGGGAAACCGGATCTGCTTCGCATGATCCGGCAGCATCGCAAATGGCTGGGGAAACAGATCCCGACCATGGAACATCAGATCGAAGAAACCATCCAAGCGGATGCGGAAATGAACCGGAAATCCGAACGCATCCAATCTGTTAAAAGGCTGGGACGGGTCTGCGCGGCGACGTTGCTGGCGGTACTGCCGGAAATCGGAACGCTAACGCACAATTTATATCCGTCTGGTAACTGAGAATCACCGCCCGAAAAAAGTCACCTTAACCGCCGTGATGAGAAAACTGCTGATCGCCGCGAACTCGGCGGTTAAAAATCCCAATTTTTTAGTTGCCTCATAACACTGTTGCTTGGTGTAGACCTTGCCACCGCGTTTCAAGATGCCAAAGACAGCGACCTTGCCGGCAGCTCCTCGACCACGCTTACCCTTGCGGACACCATCGAAACAACTCTCATCCAATTCAACCGCCCCATCGAACACTTCATGTTCTTTTTGCTCAAGGTGATGTGCAATTGCCTCACACAGTTTGCGGTAAAACAGGGCTGCACTGTTGGGCCGTATCCCCGGCAAATCCGCTGCCGATCGGGCTGTCACTTCCAGAACAAAATAGTCGAGCAGTCTTAACTGCTGTTTTCTTAATAACTTACAACGAGTTATCTTCATGCGACAAGCTTAGCATTCAAGCTTATCTACTACAGCCCTCATATTAATGCTGATGGTTTTGTGACCGTTACAGATCATAAAAAAGATCATACGAAGATAATCGGTATGTGTAAGATTATGATGAAGGAGCAGTACTACTGGATTGCGGCCGGTGATTACAAAGTCGCAATTGATTGACGATTAAGAATGTCTGCAGGGATGATCTTGTTTTGCCAGCGAAGTTTTGCCGGAGAATGCTGTATTCTTTTGAGCAGCAATTTTGCAGCAACATTTCCCAATTCAACAGGGTGTTGATCAAACGTGGAGAGAGGAGGGTTCAGGTACGGACCCATATCGAGATTTCCAAATCCTAAAATGGAAATATCCTTAGGAATTTTAAAACCGGATTTGAGAACTGTGTTATACAGGCCGGCAGCAAAAGAATCTTTAACACAGAACGCTGCTGTAATTTCAGGGTTGTTTTTCAGCGCCGCAAGCACATCATCATCGTGATATTCAAAATCGGTTTCGTTGATAACAGAAACTTCAACATCTTTTGTCTTGGAAGCAATACTTAAAAAGCCATCCCGGCGATCCCGTCCAGTGCTGACAATATCACCGGATGCCACCAAAAGGAATTTTCGATGTCCTTTTGACATAAGAAAGGTGGCGGCTTGCTGTCCTGCTTCAAAGTCATTGCTGCCTACGAAATCGCAATGAACCTTTTCGAGGTTGCGATCTATTGTGACGAGGGGAACACCTCGTTCAAAAACCTCCTTAAAGTAAATATCTGAAGCATCGTCATTAACAGGACGCAGAATTATTCCGTCAACGCGCAAGTCTAATAATCGCAGAAGTTGTTGATGTTCCTGCCGGATAGCCAGTTCGCCTAAATGCTGCTTAATCAGACTAAGCTGAATGCTGTACTCATGTTTAAGCAGAGTATCATGAATTCCAGCCAATACTTCTGTATAGAAACCAATATCTGCCGGAAAAATGACTCCAATATTCATGGTGCATCCGGTTTGAACCCCGCGGATTAAAAGATTAGGACGATATTTATGTCTGTTCGCAATCTGTCTGATTCGCTCGGCGGTGTCTTTCGCAACATGACCTGTTCCATTTAACGCGCGGGACGCAGTCATGATGGATATGCCGGCTTCCTGTGCAATAGCTTTCAAACTGATCTGCCTGTTGTTCATGAAGAATTGATACTATTATCCAAATGAAGTTGACAATTTAAAAACGATTGTTAATAGTAACAGAATTGCAATCTACCAAGGATGGAAATTTTGTGAATTCAACGTTTTTGAAATTTGAAACTGCGGCGCATACATGGCGTGATGCACTTCCCTGTGGTAATGGTGTTTTAGGGGCTCTTATTTTCGGACGGATTGTAAAAGAACGGATTTTGTTGAATCATGAAGCATTGTGGTCCAGAGGGAACACGCCGCCGGTTCCTGAAACGTCTGAATATCTGACTGAGCTTCGCTGCCTGCTGGAAGAAGGACGGTTTGCCGAGGCGGACCGATTTATTCCGTCTATATGGGAAAAAGAGGGGTTTACGGCAGACCCGGCGCATTTTATGCCTGGCCCGGATGTGCAGATTGAATATCACCCGGAGCATCCGTTTGAGCAATATTCAGCAACACTGGATTTAAGAACAGGCGAGGGAGTGGTTTGCTGGAAGGAAAATCGCTATAGACTGGATCGCCGTGCGTTTGTTTCTCGTGTTAACAATGTACTGGTGGTTCGATTTTCGACCGAAAATCCGGAAGGTCTGGATGTGTTGTTTTCGTTAGGGAAGCATGACCCGTTGGATTCTTGTGAATATGGAAATTTCGGGGGAATGGGCTGTCCGGAAACAAAGTTGATTTATAGCAAAAACGGGATGCATCTGAAAGCTGTTTCCGAAGATGGCACAGCCTATGATGCCGAGTTGAGAATTTATGGAACGGCACCTATTCCTGAAAAAAACGGACTGAGGGTCAAGGGCTGTATGTCGGTTACGGTTTTAGTGGGTCTGACTCCTTTATGTAATTCTCTACGGGTAATCAGGCCAAAATTTCCGGAATCGATCTGCTATGAAACGATGAGGAGTGCGCATGCGGCTCTGCATGCGGAATTGATGGACAGGGTGACGTTTTCGCTGTCACCGACGCCGGACGATTCAAACGAGCGAATGTTGCTGGATGCGATGCAGGGGCGGCTTTCTCATGCCTTGACGGAAAAACTGTTTTATTACGGACGTTATCTGTTGATAAGCAGTTCGAGTGGTCAGGCGGTCTATCCGGCGCACCTGCAGGGCATCTGGAACGGAGATTACAAACCGGCATGGACCTGCGGATTGTTTAATAATGAAAATGTGCAGATGAACTACTGGGCGGCCTTGGCTGGCAATCTGCATGAAGCTCTGCTTCCGATGTTTTATGCGTTTGAATCACTGACTGATCATTTTCGTGAAAATGCGCAACGCATGTACGGTTGTCGTGGTTTTCTCATTCCCCTGTTCATGAATCCACGTAGCGGACGGAAGCACAATCCTCAGCCACATGCGGTCTATTGGACTGCAGGAGGTGGTTGGATTTCGCAGCATTTTTACGATTATAGTCTTTATACCGGTGATGAGGAGTTTTTGAGAAAGAGGGCTTTACCATTCATGCAGGAGGCGGCCCAGTTCTATGAAGATTTTTTCAAAGAAGGAGCAAACGGCTTTTGGGTCAGTGCGCCATC is part of the Kiritimatiellales bacterium genome and harbors:
- a CDS encoding PfkB family carbohydrate kinase, yielding MKILCCGFFPALQRTIEYSSFRTGEVNRAKKVSVTASGKVANVARVVKQLGGDPLLLSFIGGATGETVKQLLAKEQVDCRWIATAAATRICQTLLSDDSDEMTELVENSDSLSAAEWKALIKAFQSVENEFEQIIISGTLPPHAPETVYAELLAHTAGRKVLIDSHGAPLLATLERRPAIVKINAEELCKTIQPPDGKIKTAAKELLARGAGAVGITQGGDCALLFTPDAEYIFEIPAIDAVNPIGSGDSVSAGMAFALAKGSSLVEAFIFGLACGTSNAMNLEPGKINPEQIASLIPGIKTTDFH
- a CDS encoding LacI family DNA-binding transcriptional regulator, giving the protein MKAIAQEAGISIMTASRALNGTGHVAKDTAERIRQIANRHKYRPNLLIRGVQTGCTMNIGVIFPADIGFYTEVLAGIHDTLLKHEYSIQLSLIKQHLGELAIRQEHQQLLRLLDLRVDGIILRPVNDDASDIYFKEVFERGVPLVTIDRNLEKVHCDFVGSNDFEAGQQAATFLMSKGHRKFLLVASGDIVSTGRDRRDGFLSIASKTKDVEVSVINETDFEYHDDDVLAALKNNPEITAAFCVKDSFAAGLYNTVLKSGFKIPKDISILGFGNLDMGPYLNPPLSTFDQHPVELGNVAAKLLLKRIQHSPAKLRWQNKIIPADILNRQSIATL
- a CDS encoding glycosyltransferase family 39 protein, producing MKNSFRFLKSGLLVIAVILVCRLLSLPLYPLVEPSEARYAAISTHMAFSGDYTVPWIWVDGCLVPFLGKPPLFFWAQAISIFLFGINEFAARLPCLLFGALSIGAMIILLRRFAGNFIPVFAGVITASSVLFLVMAGTVAVDMALVFGVTLASCAYYCWLKSESRRVMYGFSLLVFAGLAITVLAKGLIGIALFGLPVFLWHLIFGEWKRVFFRHAWLGGTLLFALLTLPWFVSVHRALYAMDPSFDFLHYFFVEEHFHRFVSEDYTDLYGNGRVKPRGASILFMFIATLPWSFIPLFWLFNRRPKRLCGRHSCLPCADRNVCTTSVTKNLLWANRDEVFFLLLWLVPVLFFAFARQILITYLLPVIPAFGIWMALMIHARQNGEARSLTIYKTAAGLSAGVFLAIVLLSPFLPVIFYKMNTKKIIAETLRDTPDAEIVVAMKGRFYSPYFYAYRNLYSGPHPATCLVKSNQNTFFSLPCAQKMPTRISTDRIQDLKTYTESVTNTTVRVIIRTENFDHCLPETGARRFSDSCYFRFIPSGDRCRLEYCGPNNAEYERLYTEGIFSVIRPIPQSERKAKANP
- a CDS encoding glycoside hydrolase N-terminal domain-containing protein, whose amino-acid sequence is MNSTFLKFETAAHTWRDALPCGNGVLGALIFGRIVKERILLNHEALWSRGNTPPVPETSEYLTELRCLLEEGRFAEADRFIPSIWEKEGFTADPAHFMPGPDVQIEYHPEHPFEQYSATLDLRTGEGVVCWKENRYRLDRRAFVSRVNNVLVVRFSTENPEGLDVLFSLGKHDPLDSCEYGNFGGMGCPETKLIYSKNGMHLKAVSEDGTAYDAELRIYGTAPIPEKNGLRVKGCMSVTVLVGLTPLCNSLRVIRPKFPESICYETMRSAHAALHAELMDRVTFSLSPTPDDSNERMLLDAMQGRLSHALTEKLFYYGRYLLISSSSGQAVYPAHLQGIWNGDYKPAWTCGLFNNENVQMNYWAALAGNLHEALLPMFYAFESLTDHFRENAQRMYGCRGFLIPLFMNPRSGRKHNPQPHAVYWTAGGGWISQHFYDYSLYTGDEEFLRKRALPFMQEAAQFYEDFFKEGANGFWVSAPSQSPENHPLGNFVESGKIWVCVDSTMDFAVAKELFTNLIEASVRLGINEGHLPRWKAFIEKIPPYRLNGDGAIAEWIDPRFLDNYHHRHMSHLYGLFPGREICPVRRPDLFAACRTAVEKRLLIGIEQQTGWSFAHMAAVYARLGKGSRSLECIRLLARSCLGKNFFTYHNSDLEMGITQSLIQGMPAPFQIDANLGITAAVLEMLLFSRPGFIHLLPALPAEWTEGTASGICAVGGVSADIEWNLSDARARLTAKKETELSVKFEGDLQLEKILLRPDTPLTLTFNRKGKLNERD
- a CDS encoding TIGR01212 family radical SAM protein (This family includes YhcC from E. coli K-12, an uncharacterized radical SAM protein.), which translates into the protein MFTDYKTWSKKRYGMPLFRVPVEIASSCPHGRCAFCPASGAKAQQIQKQAAPLEQIEAAIKFSKRRYRAQKMMLYVQAFTADLTDPAQQQQILKCLVNYKFEAVSIGTRPDCLSNDALEFLERLKSFGEVWIELGIQTTNDDTLTRMNRGHDWQCSKDAILKLAACGVQVAAHVIIGLPGENSDDWNRTAGELAQLPIAGIKIHNLHITKGTRLAEEFSSAPFPLLNHWEYAEALLEFLRRIPAHVPVMRIFTDTPQEELIAPQWHVEKGQFLDYVSRQMIMRDIRQGDLDWNNGTKECWNDENFDNPLFHHSNIPVLTDDGSITFFSTDWKEHYHTKTGARLEAEKKFVEPSKLKERLNSGDVHLLDVCFGLGNNSLAAVSAGRGGSMSRPCGALSGHALPKLKITALEMDKRIVRAAAKNFIPEKSDPADWRKILSELLQFNKSEIGNHKLEILFGDARWLIQNLPDHSFEVIFHDPFSSQHCPELWTVEFFRQLFRVLKPDGVLLTYSSSLPVRGAMHEAGFFTAETLPGNLMSNGTIAAKTIEPLAGFRIIEKEYSRRSTPYYDPHLCDTSKTILRRRQEMIENR